Proteins from a genomic interval of Oceanispirochaeta crateris:
- the secY gene encoding preprotein translocase subunit SecY — protein sequence MAGNPLYDMFKVKELRSKIFFTLGMLIVFRLGAILPIPGIDASALRLYFLNQASSGSAMGITEYLDFFAGGAFKNFSIFMLGIMPYISMSIIMQLLLLVFPRLKKISEEDGGKKKVQKLIRYGTVIVCIIQSYAVTVYASRIPDAIIPSMLGWKYTVVAMLTVTTGTMFLMWIGEQINSKGIGNGISLLIFAGIVARMPGAFTVLGKEIRSGNLNPVFVIFALLMFVGIIMLVIYEQQGQRKIPVNYAKRIVGRRIYGAQNTYIPIKINPSGVIPVIFASSILTFPLQIAGTLGSSSKAWSQVASWLRPNGAPYLVLYTLLIVFFAYFYTQVSMNPIEIARQIRENGGSIPGIRSENMEGYLTKILNRIVLPGSMFLALIALIPSLIINLFGFPQQVAYLMGGTSLLIMVGVDLDTMSQIEGHLKMHHHDGLVKRGKLKTRNL from the coding sequence ATGGCTGGTAATCCACTCTACGACATGTTTAAAGTAAAAGAGCTCAGATCTAAGATCTTTTTTACTCTGGGAATGCTGATTGTATTCAGACTAGGCGCAATCCTGCCCATTCCGGGAATTGATGCATCTGCACTCAGACTCTATTTTCTGAACCAGGCATCAAGTGGTTCTGCAATGGGTATTACAGAATATTTGGACTTTTTTGCTGGAGGAGCTTTCAAAAACTTCTCCATATTTATGCTTGGTATAATGCCATATATTTCCATGTCCATCATAATGCAGCTTTTGTTGCTCGTATTTCCACGGTTAAAGAAAATATCCGAGGAAGATGGCGGAAAAAAGAAAGTTCAGAAGCTTATCCGTTACGGAACCGTGATTGTTTGTATCATTCAGTCTTATGCTGTAACCGTATATGCCAGTAGAATTCCTGATGCTATCATACCCTCCATGTTAGGGTGGAAGTATACCGTTGTTGCCATGTTAACTGTAACAACAGGTACCATGTTCCTGATGTGGATTGGTGAACAAATTAACTCCAAAGGAATAGGTAATGGTATTTCATTGCTTATTTTTGCTGGTATTGTAGCCAGGATGCCTGGTGCATTCACTGTCTTGGGTAAAGAAATCCGTAGCGGAAATCTGAACCCTGTATTTGTAATTTTCGCTCTTTTGATGTTCGTTGGTATCATTATGCTGGTGATTTACGAACAGCAGGGGCAAAGAAAAATCCCTGTGAATTATGCAAAGAGAATCGTTGGTCGGAGGATTTATGGTGCACAGAACACCTACATTCCAATTAAGATCAACCCCAGCGGTGTAATCCCCGTTATCTTTGCTTCCTCTATTCTGACATTCCCCCTTCAGATAGCTGGGACACTAGGAAGCAGTAGTAAAGCCTGGTCACAGGTTGCCAGTTGGCTTAGGCCGAATGGTGCACCTTATCTGGTTTTATATACGCTGTTAATTGTCTTTTTTGCCTACTTTTATACACAGGTTTCTATGAATCCTATTGAAATTGCTCGGCAAATAAGAGAGAATGGCGGTTCAATCCCGGGAATCCGGTCTGAGAACATGGAAGGGTATTTAACAAAAATACTCAACCGTATAGTACTCCCCGGTTCAATGTTCTTGGCATTGATAGCTTTGATTCCTTCCCTAATCATTAACCTGTTTGGTTTTCCACAACAGGTTGCCTACTTGATGGGAGGTACTTCGTTGTTGATTATGGTCGGTGTTGACCTTGATACAATGAGCCAGATTGAGGGTCATCTTAAGATGCATCACCATGATGGTCTCGTGAAACGAGGAAAACTAAAAACAAGGAACCTATAA
- the rplF gene encoding 50S ribosomal protein L6, producing the protein MSRIGLKPVSVPKGVTVAVQDNILTVKGAKGSLTQPFEPEVSFEIKGDEAIVSRKDESKRARSMHGLYRRLLSNMVEGVSAGFSKALIINGVGYRAEVKGKSLLMNLGFSTQIEYVIPEGISVAVEGSKVTVSGISKELVGLVASEIRGLRPPEPYKGKGIKYETEHVRRKVGKSGVK; encoded by the coding sequence ATGTCTCGTATCGGTTTAAAACCAGTATCAGTACCCAAGGGTGTTACTGTTGCTGTTCAAGACAATATACTGACAGTTAAAGGGGCAAAGGGTTCTTTGACTCAGCCCTTCGAGCCTGAAGTCAGCTTTGAGATCAAGGGTGATGAAGCTATTGTCAGTAGAAAAGATGAAAGTAAAAGAGCCAGGTCCATGCATGGACTCTATAGAAGACTGCTTTCAAACATGGTAGAAGGTGTTTCAGCAGGTTTTTCTAAAGCTCTTATTATCAATGGAGTTGGTTACCGGGCAGAAGTAAAAGGCAAAAGCCTTCTTATGAACCTGGGATTTTCAACTCAGATTGAATACGTTATTCCCGAGGGAATCAGCGTTGCAGTAGAGGGTAGTAAGGTTACAGTTTCTGGTATTTCCAAGGAACTTGTCGGGCTTGTTGCCAGTGAAATCCGTGGACTTAGACCTCCCGAACCTTATAAAGGTAAGGGGATTAAATACGAAACAGAACATGTCAGACGTAAAGTCGGTAAGTCTGGTGTTAAATAG
- the rplB gene encoding 50S ribosomal protein L2 has translation MGIKKYNPRTPSQRFRQSLTFEGITRSQPEKSLSSGKSSKAGRGAGGRISVRRRGGGHKRKYREIDFRRNKIDIPAKVAQIEYDPNRSANIALLHYADGEKRYIIAPKGVEVGTVLLSGPNSPIEVGNALPLENIPVGRVVHCVELQLGRGAQMVRTAGGGALIAAKEGDYVTLKMPSGEMRLVLNKCIATIGEVGNEDHMNVKVGKAGRSRWMGKRPKVRGVVMNPVDHPHGGGEGKTSGGRHPVSPWGKPTKGFKTRKKHKNSDNFIVKRRK, from the coding sequence CAGAGCTTGACCTTTGAGGGTATTACTCGAAGTCAGCCTGAGAAATCACTCTCTTCCGGTAAATCTTCAAAAGCCGGTCGTGGAGCTGGAGGTCGGATTAGTGTTCGCCGCCGTGGTGGTGGTCATAAGAGAAAGTACAGAGAGATCGATTTCAGAAGGAATAAAATTGATATTCCTGCAAAGGTTGCTCAGATCGAATACGATCCGAACAGATCTGCTAACATCGCTCTGTTACATTATGCAGATGGAGAGAAACGCTATATCATAGCACCAAAGGGTGTTGAAGTAGGAACTGTTCTTTTGAGCGGACCTAATTCACCCATTGAAGTTGGTAATGCTCTTCCTTTGGAAAATATTCCTGTAGGTCGTGTTGTTCACTGTGTTGAATTACAGCTCGGTCGTGGTGCGCAGATGGTAAGAACCGCCGGTGGTGGAGCTCTTATTGCAGCTAAAGAAGGCGATTATGTAACACTTAAGATGCCTTCTGGTGAAATGCGACTTGTCCTGAACAAATGTATTGCTACCATTGGTGAAGTCGGTAACGAAGATCACATGAATGTGAAAGTCGGTAAAGCCGGTCGTTCCAGATGGATGGGCAAGAGACCTAAGGTAAGAGGGGTTGTTATGAACCCGGTTGATCACCCCCATGGTGGTGGTGAAGGTAAGACATCCGGTGGACGTCATCCTGTTTCCCCCTGGGGAAAACCAACCAAAGGTTTCAAGACAAGAAAGAAACACAAGAACTCTGACAATTTTATTGTTAAGAGAAGGAAATAG
- the rplN gene encoding 50S ribosomal protein L14, whose product MIQDNTYLNVADNSGAKKVMCIKVLGGSKRKYASVGDIIVVAVKDALPNAPIKKGDVKKAVIVRTHKEYRRPDGTYIRFDDNACVIVDANSAPVGKRIFGPVARELRDADFMKIVSLAPEVL is encoded by the coding sequence ATGATTCAGGATAATACATATTTGAATGTTGCCGATAACTCTGGTGCTAAAAAGGTTATGTGTATCAAGGTTCTTGGCGGAAGTAAAAGAAAATATGCCAGTGTTGGTGATATTATTGTGGTAGCCGTTAAAGACGCACTTCCCAATGCTCCTATTAAAAAGGGAGATGTTAAGAAGGCTGTTATTGTAAGAACACACAAAGAGTACCGAAGACCTGATGGAACTTACATCAGATTTGACGACAATGCCTGTGTTATTGTAGATGCTAACAGTGCTCCTGTTGGAAAGCGTATTTTCGGACCCGTTGCAAGAGAACTCAGAGATGCAGATTTTATGAAAATAGTATCCCTGGCACCTGAAGTTCTTTAG
- the rplE gene encoding 50S ribosomal protein L5 produces the protein MAATKPRLKTVYTDTIAQELFSEFGYKSKMQIPKIEKIVVSMGVGEAITNKKLLESAVEELTLITGQKVMKTKARKSIANFKVREGQEIGAKVTLRGVKMYEFLDRLINISLPRVKDFRGVNPKAFDGRGNYSLGITEQIIFPEIDYDKIEQINGLNVAIVTTAKTDNEARTLLAKFGMPFRK, from the coding sequence ATGGCGGCAACTAAACCAAGATTAAAAACTGTTTATACAGATACAATCGCTCAGGAGTTGTTTTCTGAGTTTGGCTATAAGTCCAAAATGCAGATTCCCAAGATTGAAAAGATTGTAGTCAGCATGGGAGTTGGTGAGGCAATTACCAACAAAAAGCTACTTGAATCTGCAGTGGAAGAATTGACACTGATCACCGGTCAGAAAGTCATGAAAACCAAGGCTCGAAAATCAATTGCGAACTTTAAGGTTCGTGAAGGCCAGGAAATTGGTGCAAAAGTAACTCTGAGAGGAGTTAAGATGTATGAGTTTCTCGACCGTCTGATCAATATTTCTCTGCCCCGTGTAAAAGACTTTAGAGGAGTTAATCCCAAGGCTTTTGACGGTAGAGGTAATTATTCTCTGGGAATTACTGAGCAGATCATTTTTCCGGAAATTGACTACGATAAGATTGAACAGATTAATGGTCTGAACGTAGCCATTGTAACTACGGCTAAAACTGATAACGAGGCAAGAACTCTTCTTGCTAAGTTCGGTATGCCTTTCAGGAAATAG
- the rpsM gene encoding 30S ribosomal protein S13, whose amino-acid sequence MARIAGIDLPNKHTDIALTYIFGIGRTSAKEICAKTGVDPEKRINELSGEEVNELRKLIESEYKVEGRLRSEVALNIKRLMDIGCYRGLRHRRGLPVNGQRTKTNARTRKGKVKTVAKKKK is encoded by the coding sequence GTGGCTCGTATTGCAGGTATTGATCTGCCCAACAAGCATACAGATATTGCATTGACATATATCTTCGGTATAGGTAGAACCTCTGCTAAAGAAATCTGTGCAAAAACAGGTGTAGATCCAGAAAAAAGAATCAATGAACTCTCAGGTGAAGAAGTAAATGAACTGAGAAAGTTAATTGAAAGTGAATATAAAGTAGAAGGTCGTTTGAGATCTGAAGTTGCTTTGAATATTAAGCGTCTGATGGATATTGGATGTTACCGGGGTCTTCGCCATAGAAGAGGTCTGCCCGTTAATGGACAGAGGACCAAAACTAATGCCCGAACCCGTAAGGGTAAGGTCAAGACCGTCGCTAAGAAAAAGAAATAG
- the rpsC gene encoding 30S ribosomal protein S3, producing the protein MGQKVNPYGLRLGINKTWKSKWYVDPRDYADSLHEDLALRKALMDSPEARGAEIGDIEIIRQPQRITMMIYTARPGVIIGTKGANIEKIGQRLQKMTDKKIQVKIKEVKKPEADAQIIALNIARQLKGRVAFRRVLKMTASNSMKAGVKGIKIKVSGRLGGAEMARTQEVKEGRIPLHTLRADIDYGFAEANTTFGVIGIKVWVFKGEVYGHEQKDDAGLLVSRNQRDKASRS; encoded by the coding sequence ATGGGACAGAAAGTAAATCCTTACGGTCTCAGACTGGGTATTAATAAAACTTGGAAGTCAAAATGGTATGTTGACCCCAGAGATTATGCTGATTCATTGCATGAAGATCTGGCTCTTCGGAAAGCCCTTATGGACAGTCCCGAAGCTCGAGGTGCTGAAATTGGTGATATTGAAATCATTAGGCAGCCACAGCGAATTACCATGATGATCTACACTGCAAGACCTGGTGTGATTATTGGAACCAAAGGTGCCAATATCGAAAAGATCGGTCAGAGACTGCAGAAGATGACTGACAAGAAGATTCAGGTGAAAATCAAAGAAGTGAAGAAGCCAGAAGCTGATGCACAGATTATTGCCCTGAATATTGCCCGTCAGTTGAAAGGCCGTGTTGCTTTTAGAAGAGTTCTTAAGATGACTGCATCAAACTCAATGAAAGCTGGAGTTAAAGGAATCAAAATTAAAGTTTCCGGAAGACTCGGTGGTGCTGAAATGGCCAGAACTCAGGAAGTGAAAGAGGGACGTATTCCTCTTCATACACTGAGAGCTGATATTGATTATGGTTTTGCAGAAGCAAATACAACCTTTGGTGTTATCGGTATCAAAGTCTGGGTTTTTAAAGGCGAAGTTTACGGTCATGAACAAAAAGATGATGCCGGACTTCTGGTAAGTAGAAACCAGAGAGACAAGGCTTCAAGGAGCTAA
- the rplV gene encoding 50S ribosomal protein L22 yields the protein MEAKKGYKAIAKNLPMSPTKIRPIADNIRRKPYSEAVAILENLPNKGAKLLKKVVLSAAANALHQNNMLDEDALYIKELFVDNGPIQKRMWPRSRGRADRLLKRSSHISVVVDELGSTGE from the coding sequence ATGGAAGCAAAGAAAGGTTACAAAGCCATAGCTAAGAATTTGCCAATGTCTCCCACTAAAATCAGACCTATTGCTGATAATATTAGAAGGAAACCTTATTCTGAGGCAGTTGCGATTCTTGAGAATCTGCCGAATAAAGGTGCAAAATTATTAAAGAAAGTTGTTTTGTCTGCAGCCGCTAATGCACTGCATCAGAATAATATGCTTGATGAAGATGCCCTTTATATCAAAGAACTGTTTGTAGATAACGGACCCATTCAAAAAAGAATGTGGCCTCGTTCCAGGGGAAGAGCAGATAGACTGCTTAAGAGATCTTCACATATTTCTGTAGTAGTAGATGAATTAGGAAGTACGGGGGAATAA
- a CDS encoding type Z 30S ribosomal protein S14, with product MAKKSMIVKCNRKQKFSTREYNRCRICGRPRGYMRKFEMCRICFRKLANEGMIPGVTKSSW from the coding sequence ATGGCTAAGAAGTCAATGATCGTTAAGTGTAATAGAAAGCAGAAATTCAGTACTCGCGAATACAACAGATGTCGTATTTGTGGAAGACCTCGTGGATACATGAGAAAATTCGAGATGTGTAGAATCTGTTTTCGAAAACTTGCTAACGAAGGTATGATTCCCGGCGTTACGAAATCAAGCTGGTAG
- the rpmD gene encoding 50S ribosomal protein L30: MAKKIRVKLVRSTIGRKPQQKKTAKALGLGKLNSVVEKEVNPSVLGMIASISHLVEVEEMK, translated from the coding sequence ATGGCTAAGAAGATTCGTGTTAAACTTGTACGCAGTACAATTGGTCGAAAACCACAACAGAAGAAAACTGCTAAGGCTCTTGGTCTTGGTAAGCTTAATTCTGTCGTTGAGAAAGAGGTTAATCCCTCTGTACTTGGCATGATCGCATCAATTTCACACCTCGTTGAAGTAGAGGAGATGAAATAA
- the rpsS gene encoding 30S ribosomal protein S19 yields MSRSIKKGPFIAKSLYKKVIEQNKSGSKKSMVKTFSRTSTIIPEMVGLTVSVYNGKTWIPVYVTENLVGHKLGEFSPTRVFRGHAGSDKKSKR; encoded by the coding sequence GTGTCTAGATCAATTAAAAAGGGACCGTTTATTGCCAAAAGCTTGTACAAAAAGGTTATTGAACAGAATAAATCAGGTTCCAAAAAGTCTATGGTTAAGACTTTCAGTAGAACTTCCACGATTATTCCTGAAATGGTCGGTTTGACAGTTTCGGTTTACAATGGCAAAACATGGATTCCTGTATATGTAACAGAAAATCTTGTTGGTCATAAACTTGGTGAGTTTTCTCCAACCAGAGTGTTCAGAGGACATGCTGGTTCCGATAAGAAATCGAAAAGGTAG
- the rpsH gene encoding 30S ribosomal protein S8, producing MSVSDPVADMLTKIRNASRAKFEKVDIVPSKLKLEIIKILKNEGFVKNFKKVTQDDVSVIRVFLKYDDQENPIIHGIQSVSTPGRRVYTGYKDMPRVLNGFGTVIISTSTGVTTGKKASVNKVGGEIICKVW from the coding sequence ATGAGTGTTTCAGATCCTGTAGCGGATATGCTCACAAAGATTAGAAATGCCAGCAGGGCTAAATTTGAGAAGGTAGATATAGTACCTTCCAAGCTCAAGCTGGAAATTATCAAAATTCTGAAGAATGAAGGTTTTGTCAAGAATTTCAAGAAAGTGACCCAGGATGATGTTAGTGTCATTCGTGTCTTTTTGAAATATGATGATCAAGAAAATCCAATTATTCATGGAATCCAGTCTGTATCGACACCTGGTAGACGGGTTTATACAGGTTACAAGGATATGCCCCGTGTATTAAATGGATTCGGTACAGTGATTATTTCTACTTCAACTGGAGTGACAACTGGTAAAAAGGCCTCTGTCAATAAAGTTGGTGGAGAGATCATCTGTAAGGTCTGGTAA
- the rplR gene encoding 50S ribosomal protein L18, translating to MDRIKQKQAKRLQRKKHVRKKISGTAERPRLTVYKSNKNLSLQVIDDVKGHTIVSASTLEKDLTAVKVNVEGGAQLGKVIGERMKAAGINTIVFDRNGLMYHGIVKAIAEAARAEGIQF from the coding sequence ATGGATAGAATTAAACAAAAGCAGGCAAAACGGCTGCAGAGAAAAAAACATGTACGGAAGAAAATTTCCGGCACCGCTGAAAGACCCAGACTGACTGTTTACAAAAGCAACAAGAATCTTAGTCTCCAGGTAATTGATGACGTTAAGGGTCATACCATCGTCAGTGCCTCTACTTTGGAAAAGGATCTTACAGCTGTAAAGGTTAACGTGGAAGGCGGAGCTCAACTCGGTAAGGTTATCGGCGAAAGAATGAAAGCTGCCGGAATCAATACTATTGTATTTGACCGAAATGGTTTAATGTACCATGGTATTGTTAAGGCAATTGCTGAAGCAGCCAGAGCCGAAGGCATTCAGTTTTAA
- the rpmC gene encoding 50S ribosomal protein L29 yields MKERFNDLSVDELIAKKDDLSKKLQKMRFDMVLGHVENRMDKRNLRRSIARLNTMINEFDLGIRKV; encoded by the coding sequence ATGAAAGAACGTTTCAATGACCTGTCAGTTGATGAGCTGATCGCCAAAAAGGATGATCTAAGTAAAAAACTGCAGAAGATGAGATTTGATATGGTTCTGGGTCACGTGGAAAATCGGATGGATAAAAGAAATCTGAGAAGAAGCATTGCCCGATTGAACACAATGATTAACGAGTTTGATCTCGGAATCAGAAAGGTATAG
- the rpsE gene encoding 30S ribosomal protein S5: MAFKERSREEKEFTEKLIRLNRVSKAVKGGRKMSFSALMVVGDGKGRVGYGFGKANDVAEAIRKSVEKAKGNLRTIPLKKNTIPHEILGEFKSASVLLKPAAPGTGIIAGGPVRAVMEAAGIHDILSKSLGSKNTMNIVKSVFNGLDSLFEAKAVANGRGKNISELWG, translated from the coding sequence ATGGCGTTTAAAGAAAGAAGCAGAGAAGAAAAAGAATTTACCGAAAAACTCATCAGACTGAATCGTGTTTCTAAAGCCGTAAAGGGTGGACGAAAAATGTCTTTTTCTGCACTGATGGTTGTCGGTGATGGAAAAGGCCGTGTCGGTTATGGATTCGGTAAAGCTAATGATGTAGCTGAAGCAATCAGAAAGAGTGTTGAAAAGGCCAAGGGTAACCTTAGGACTATTCCCCTCAAGAAGAATACAATTCCCCATGAAATCCTGGGTGAGTTTAAGAGTGCTTCTGTACTTCTGAAACCAGCTGCACCTGGTACTGGTATTATTGCCGGTGGACCAGTTCGTGCGGTTATGGAAGCGGCAGGCATTCATGATATTCTATCCAAGTCTCTTGGTTCCAAGAATACCATGAATATCGTAAAGAGCGTTTTCAACGGTCTGGATAGTCTGTTCGAAGCTAAAGCTGTTGCAAACGGCCGAGGTAAGAACATAAGCGAACTGTGGGGTTAA
- the rpsQ gene encoding 30S ribosomal protein S17 has protein sequence MEKASNTGNKVFTGVVTSDKMDKTIVVKITTKKLHPLYKKYVTRTVKYKAHDEKNGAHVGDTVRIQECRPISKDKCWSLQEILERAK, from the coding sequence ATGGAAAAAGCTTCAAATACTGGAAATAAAGTTTTTACCGGTGTTGTTACGAGTGATAAAATGGATAAGACAATTGTTGTTAAGATAACAACAAAGAAACTTCATCCCTTGTACAAAAAGTATGTTACACGTACGGTAAAATATAAGGCACATGATGAAAAGAATGGTGCTCATGTTGGTGACACAGTCCGCATTCAAGAGTGCAGACCTATTAGTAAAGATAAATGCTGGTCTCTTCAGGAAATACTTGAGAGAGCCAAATAA
- the rpsK gene encoding 30S ribosomal protein S11, which translates to MAKTKKKKEKKNLYEGNVYIQATFNNTIVTITDLKGNAVSWSSAGSLGFKGAKKSTPYAAQTTAETAANRALDFGLQEVNVFVKGPGVGRESAIRSLGGLGLRVKSIRDITPIPHNGCRPKKSRRV; encoded by the coding sequence TTGGCTAAGACTAAGAAGAAAAAAGAAAAAAAGAATTTATATGAGGGTAATGTCTATATTCAGGCAACTTTCAATAATACAATTGTAACAATCACTGACTTGAAGGGAAATGCTGTTTCCTGGAGTAGCGCTGGTTCTCTTGGTTTCAAGGGCGCAAAGAAATCTACTCCATATGCTGCCCAAACAACAGCAGAAACAGCTGCTAACAGAGCCTTGGATTTTGGCTTGCAGGAAGTTAATGTATTCGTTAAAGGTCCTGGTGTAGGACGGGAATCTGCTATCAGATCACTTGGTGGACTTGGCCTTAGGGTAAAATCCATCAGAGATATTACTCCAATACCTCATAATGGATGCCGTCCTAAAAAGAGCAGAAGAGTATAA
- the rplO gene encoding 50S ribosomal protein L15: MSSVFELKAPQGANRKKKVLGRGHGAGTGKTSGKGHKGQKSRSGGNVRPGFEGGQMPLYRRVAARGFSNYMFKKTYVPVNLILLENNYSDGEVVSLETLVEKGLIKKSEKSIKILGDGELSKKLDVQIEKVSAGAVAKIEKAGGKVVKNSNQE, from the coding sequence ATGAGCAGTGTTTTCGAACTTAAAGCCCCTCAGGGTGCTAATAGAAAAAAGAAAGTCCTCGGTAGAGGACATGGTGCCGGTACTGGAAAAACTTCCGGTAAAGGTCATAAAGGTCAGAAATCCCGATCAGGCGGAAATGTTCGTCCTGGATTTGAGGGTGGACAGATGCCTTTGTACAGAAGAGTAGCAGCAAGAGGTTTCTCGAACTACATGTTCAAGAAAACTTATGTTCCTGTAAATCTTATCCTTTTGGAAAACAATTACAGTGACGGTGAAGTTGTTTCTCTGGAAACTTTGGTGGAAAAAGGCCTGATTAAGAAATCTGAGAAGAGTATTAAAATACTTGGTGACGGAGAACTGAGCAAAAAGCTCGATGTTCAAATTGAAAAAGTTTCCGCTGGTGCAGTTGCTAAAATTGAAAAAGCCGGTGGAAAAGTAGTAAAAAATTCAAATCAGGAATAG
- the rplX gene encoding 50S ribosomal protein L24 → MADVKYKIKKGDQVKIIAGKDSGKIGRVLKIQRENGRAIIEGLNMVKKTVKPKAQGEKGNIIEIEAAIDLSNVQVLCKKCGPTRVGVKIDGDSKVRICKKCGEAL, encoded by the coding sequence ATGGCTGATGTAAAATATAAGATTAAAAAGGGCGATCAGGTTAAAATTATTGCTGGAAAAGACAGTGGTAAGATTGGTCGCGTACTTAAGATCCAAAGGGAGAACGGCCGGGCGATTATTGAGGGTTTGAATATGGTTAAAAAAACCGTAAAACCTAAAGCCCAGGGCGAAAAAGGCAATATCATTGAAATTGAGGCTGCCATTGATCTCTCAAATGTACAGGTTCTCTGTAAAAAATGCGGTCCTACCAGGGTCGGCGTTAAAATTGACGGAGATAGTAAAGTTAGAATTTGCAAGAAATGCGGGGAAGCTCTATAA
- the rplP gene encoding 50S ribosomal protein L16, translated as MLSPKKTKYRKRMRGGPLKGNATRGNTIAFGECGLVAMDNKWITARQIEAARVAMTRHIKRGGKVWIRIFPDIPYTKKPAETRMGKGKGNPEKWVAEVKPGTVMFEIGGVDRDLAQKAMTLAGSKLPIKTKFVYKEAK; from the coding sequence ATGCTGAGTCCAAAGAAAACGAAATATAGAAAACGAATGAGAGGCGGACCTTTAAAAGGGAACGCCACCAGAGGGAACACTATTGCCTTCGGTGAATGTGGACTGGTTGCGATGGATAATAAGTGGATCACTGCTAGACAGATTGAAGCAGCTCGTGTGGCGATGACTCGTCATATCAAGAGAGGCGGAAAAGTCTGGATAAGAATCTTTCCGGATATCCCCTATACCAAGAAACCTGCTGAAACTCGAATGGGTAAAGGTAAAGGTAATCCAGAGAAATGGGTTGCTGAAGTAAAACCTGGAACAGTTATGTTTGAAATTGGTGGAGTCGATAGAGATCTGGCACAAAAAGCTATGACCCTTGCCGGCAGCAAACTACCTATTAAAACAAAGTTCGTCTATAAGGAGGCGAAATAG
- the rpmJ gene encoding 50S ribosomal protein L36, producing MKVRASVKPICDKCKVIRRRGVLRIICENPKHKQRQK from the coding sequence ATGAAGGTTAGAGCAAGTGTTAAACCTATTTGTGATAAATGTAAGGTAATCAGGAGACGTGGTGTCCTGAGAATCATATGTGAGAATCCTAAGCACAAACAGAGACAGAAGTAG